Proteins from one Penaeus monodon isolate SGIC_2016 chromosome 39, NSTDA_Pmon_1, whole genome shotgun sequence genomic window:
- the LOC119597218 gene encoding phenylalanine--tRNA ligase beta subunit-like — MPTVSVNRELLFKTLGKTYTDEEFDELCFQYGLEVDDIVDDPEKGMTYKIEVGANRYDLLCIEGIARSLSVYLGKESLPRYQLVPAKDPQRNRLIVKPDTARVRPYVVGAVLRGMTFTQAVYDSFIDLQDKLHQNLARKRTLVAIGTHDLDTITGPFIYDARPPTDISFVPLNQTQELRADKMLEMFSHDSHLKEYVPIIKDKPVYPVITDQKGVVLSLPPIINGNHSKITLKTRNVFIECTATDKHKAQIVLDTLVCMFSGYCDQPFTAEPVEVEYPSGEKLQYPTLRYVQQEASVDYCNILAGVEENAESICKLLTSMSLNAKPNGEGKIVVDVPPTRYDILHECDIAEDFAVAYGFDKLAADLRMPPTNTIGQEFELNYLSDKLRLLLSQNNYTEAATFSLCSKADMGERMRVSLEDKPWVRVGNPKTAECEAVRMNLLPGILKTIAANKHVALPIRLFEVSDIVLRNKCSATTRGTGARNHRFLCAVNYNVRAGMEVIQGLLDNIMIALKVPFADQDNARGYTLEGKDYPSYFPGFCGDVLINGVVVGQIGLVHPEVITNFNLNNPAAALELNLEKVLEVTNFGHC; from the exons ATGCCGACCGTGTCCGTGAACCGAGAACTGCTCTTTAAGACGCTCGGGAAGACCTACA CTGATGAGGAATTTGACGAGCTGTGCTTCCAGTATGGCCTTGAAGTTGACGACATTGTTGACGACCCTGAAAAAGGCATGACATATAAGATTGAAGTGGGAGCCAATCGCTATGATTTACTCTGCATTGAAGGCATCGCACGGTCCCTCTCTGTTTACCTGGGGAAGGAATCACTTCCTCGTTACCAACTTGTTCCTGCCAAAGACCCACAAAGAAACAGGCTCATTGTGAAACCTGACACAGCCAGG GTTCGGCCATATGTGGTGGGAGCTGTGCTTCGGGGAATGACCTTCACTCAGGCTGTCTATGACTCCTTCATTGACCTTCAAGATAAACTCCACCAAAATCTTGCCAGGAAGCGTACTCTTGTTGCTATCG GAACTCATGATTTGGACACGATCACCGGGCCTTTCATCTACGATGCTCGGCCACCAACAGATATCTCCTTCGTCCCCCTCAACCAGACTCAGGAGCTCAGAGCTGACAAAATGTTAGAAATGTTTAGCCATGATTCCCACCTTAAGGAATATGTTCCTATCATCAAG GACAAACCTGTGTACCCAGTGATTACAGATCAGAAGGGCGTggtgctctccctcccccccatcatcaaCGGCAACCATAGCAAGATCACCCTGAAGACCCGCAACGTCTTCATAGAGTGCACTGCCACAGACAAACACAAGGCGCAGATCGTGCTGGATACTCTTGTTTGCATGTTCTCTGGTTACTGTGATCAGCCATTCACTGCTGAGCCTGTGgag GTGGAATACCCCAGTGGTGAGAAGTTGCAGTACCCAACTTTGCGCTATGTCCAGCAAGAGGCTTCTGTGGACTATTGTAACATATTGGCAGGAGTGGAAGAAAATGCTGAGAGCATCTGCAAGCTTCTGACCTCCATGAGCCTCAATGCAAAGCCTAATGGGGAAGGAAAGATTGTGGTCGATGTCCCTCCTACAAG GTATGACATTCTCCACGAGTGTGACATAGCAGAGGACTTCGCTGTGGCTTATGGATTTGATAAACTGGCAGCAGACTTACGAATGCCCCCTACCAACACCATAGGCCAGGAATTTGAGCTGAACTATCTCAGTGACAAGCTAAGACTCCTTCTGTCCCAGAATAACTACACTGAAGCTGCCacattctctctctgctctaag gcTGAtatgggagagaggatgagagtcaGCCTTGAAGATAAGCCGTGGGTGAGAGTTGGCAACCCAAAGACGGCTGAGTGTGAGGCAGTGCGCATGAACCTCTTGCCAGGGATTTTGAAAACTATTGCAGCTAATAAACATGTTGCCTTGCCCATTAGACTGTTTGAG GTGTCTGACATTGTACTCCGCAACAAATGCTCAGCAACAACCAGGGGAACTGGTGCTCGAAACCATCGTTTCCTGTGTGCAGTAAACTATAATGTCAGAGCAGGAATGGAGGTAATACAGGGTCTTCTTGACAATATTATGATCGCTCTGAAAGTCCCATTCGCTGATCAGGATAATGCACGAGGATACACATTAGAGGGCAAAGACT ATCCAAGTTACTTCCCTGGGTTCTGTGGTGATGTGCTGATTAACGGCGTGGTTGTTGGCCAGATAGGACTTGTTCACCCAGAGGTCATTACTAACTTCAACCTCAACAACCCAGCTGCTGCTTTGGAGCTTAATCTTGAGAAAGTTTTAGAGGTCACAAACTTTGGACATTGTTAA